The window TCGCTCGTCCGCTCCAGCGTCACCGCATCATCGCCGATCATCCCGGCGCCGCGATCGATCAGCGCCAGCGCAAGGCTCGACTTGCCGCTGCCCGGCGGCCCGGCGATCAGCAAGGCGCGCCCGCCAATCGCCACTGCGCTGGCTTGCAGGACAAGCGGGCCGGCCACGTTCACGCCGCCGCGGGCAGACGCAGGCGCAGGCACGCGCCGGGTGCGCCATCGGGCCGGCTTTCGGCGGTGAGCGTGCCGTCATGCGCCTCGGCAATGGCACGGCCTATGGCAAGACCGAGCCCCGAGTGATTGCCGAAAGCCTCTTCGTCCGGGCGCACCGAATGGAAGCGCTGGAACACCTTCTCGCGCGATCCCTCGGGAATTCCCGGGCCGTGATCGCACACTGTCAGCGTCACCCACTGGCCGGTTCGGGCAATCTCCACCTCGATCGGGGCATGGGGCGGCGAGAAGGACACGGCATTGTCGAGCAGGTTCTCCACCACCCGCTCCAGCCTTGCGCCGACCCCGCGCACCCGCGGCACACCGCCCGCGATGTTCAAGGCAATCGGACGCCCGCCATTTTCCGCGCGGTCCTCGCGCCCGCCGATGATCGCGCCGACCAGCTTGCCGAGATCGATCGTCTCCAAGATCGCGCGGCTCATTTCGGCATCGATCCGGCTGGCATCGGAGATTTCGGTCACCAGCCGGCTGATCCGGCGCACATCGTGGGTGGCGATCTGGATCAACTCGTTGCGCAGCGCGGGGTCTTCCACCCGGGGCAGGGATTCGATCGCGCTGCGCAAGGATGCGAGCGGGTTCTTGATCTCGTGCGCGACATCGGCGGCAAAGCTGTCGACTGCGTCGATCCGGCCGCGCAGGGCTGTGGTCATGTCCGATACCGCCCGGGCGAGCAGGCCGATCTCGTCGCTGCGCTGGGGCAGGCGCGGCACTTCGACTTCCCGTTCACGTCCTTGCCGCACCCG is drawn from Erythrobacter sp. and contains these coding sequences:
- a CDS encoding sensor histidine kinase, translated to MADAKRNGASGEQLTATGRFALTARILAVNILPLAVMGGGLFYLDSYRTQLIDERFKLARIEAQITAEALAGATRERQEALLVQIGKEQRMRLRMFDKNGKLAADSFELADPSFRFNDINDDDWEQRFSRWLDRTVDTIVSAEAVQDYVEPEGKQADAWPELARARELGLSQVRLYDWRDGTPVITAAAPVGLQGATLLTVRNAVDITESVRAARTTLGFAMLLVLGASALLSLFLARTIVTPLRQLARAAVRVRQGREREVEVPRLPQRSDEIGLLARAVSDMTTALRGRIDAVDSFAADVAHEIKNPLASLRSAIESLPRVEDPALRNELIQIATHDVRRISRLVTEISDASRIDAEMSRAILETIDLGKLVGAIIGGREDRAENGGRPIALNIAGGVPRVRGVGARLERVVENLLDNAVSFSPPHAPIEVEIARTGQWVTLTVCDHGPGIPEGSREKVFQRFHSVRPDEEAFGNHSGLGLAIGRAIAEAHDGTLTAESRPDGAPGACLRLRLPAAA